One window of the Helicoverpa zea isolate HzStark_Cry1AcR chromosome 7, ilHelZeax1.1, whole genome shotgun sequence genome contains the following:
- the LOC124632067 gene encoding uncharacterized protein LOC124632067 produces MPNTRRRRFSVQNEIANRENKLQNGLQPSHSDPDSELKVAANVGATKSAKAKPKVYANSSRNSTLEIVAEVESTSSVATIKKRSCTTVDKDVTASTSNIALENAIRSAEDIQENPDRSKTSIAVETQKKREERQLSRERTPLRREKHPRQHRIKVRSPKRRMAIIEQQNKAVDNCRRTAATAAIDWDTEYELSSTENVTTVIDTNEVEERNSNHSLDSMCRICHSGEALSPELGRLISACSCRGTVGRVHVKCLERWLTESGKSRCELCGTRYVTRRVHRYGVPRALVMWVLSQNAKQLMVDSLGIMLMSPLAVLAAWLSGRTLAGLMTQESHVTPWPLASTFVLACMTLCLDYRDWVMRRSRAAESWRSLNWVCYYCWIVSAATRHALGWWIWYRSQYEVRLQLQENED; encoded by the exons CCACTCCGACCCCGATTCCGAATTGAAAGTGGCCGCCAACGTAGGCGCAACAAAATCCGCTAAAGCAAAACCCAAAGTGTATGCCAACAGCTCGAGAAACTCAACCTTAGAAATAGTTGCTGAAGTTGAAAGTACATCATCAGTAGCAACTATCAAGAAGCGATCATGCACAACTGTAGACAAAGATGTCACTGCCAGTACAAGTAACATCGCTCTTGAGAATGCAATAAGAAGCGCTGAAGATATACAAGAAAACCCTGATCGATCAAAAACATCTATAGCGGTCGAAACACAGAAGAAAAGAGAAGAGAGGCAACTAAGTAGAGAGAGGACCCCACTGAGAAGAGAGAAGCACCCGCGTCAACACCGCATCAAAGTAAGAAGTCCCAAACGCCGGATGGCAATCATAGAACAGCAGAATAAAGCCGTGGACAACTGTCGAAGAACAGCAGCCACTGCAGCAATAGATTGGGATACAGAATACGAACTATCTAGTACAGAAAACGTTACTACTGTAATAGACACGAATGAAGTTGAAGAGAGAAATAGTAATCACTCTTTGGACTCTATGTGCCGAATTTGTCACAGTGGGGAGGCGTTGTCGCCCGAACTGGGCCGTTTGATATCTGCGTGTTCGTGTCGAGGCACTGTTGGTAGGGTCCATGTGAAATGTTTGGAGCGATGGTTGACCGAGTCGGGGAAATCCAGGTGCGAGTTGTGTGGGACGAGGTATGTGACGCGGCGCGTGCATAGGTACGGCGTGCCAAGGGCACTGGTCATGTGGGTGCTGAGCCAAAATGCTAAACAG CTAATGGTGGACAGTCTCGGTATAATGCTGATGTCTCCTCTCGCTGTCTTAGCCGCTTGGTTATCAGGCCGTACTCTAGCCGGTCTCATGACACAAGAGAGTCACGTAACGCCTTGGCCCCTAGCCTCCACCTTCGTGCTCGCTTGCATGACGCTT TGCTTAGATTACCGTGACTGGGTGATGCGTCGGAGCCGCGCAGCCGAATCATGGAGATCCTTGAACTGG gTATGCTACTACTGTTGGATAGTTTCAGCGGCAACGAGGCATGCTTTGGGCTGGTGGATATGGTATCGTTCCCAATACGAAGTGAGATTACAACTTCAAGAAAACGAAGATTAG
- the LOC124632068 gene encoding peptidoglycan recognition protein-like, translated as MKIFCSVFALFIIFETAYGDCGVVSKAGWDGLTPIHVEYLARPVDLVIIQHTVTSTCTTNARCAEIVRAIQTNHMDNLGYWDIASSFIVGGNGKIYEGAGWLHVGAHTYGYNRRSIGITFIGNYNNDTPTKASLDAVKALLRCGVQNGHLSENYHIVGHRQLIATESPGRKLYNEIRRWPHFLDDVSSIKN; from the exons ACTGTGGAGTAGTCTCCAAAGCAGGATGGGATGGTCTGACTCCCATACACGTGGAATACCTCGCAAGGCCAGTGGACCTGGTCATCATCCAACACACGGTGACTTCCACTTGTACCACCAACGCCAGATGTGCTGAGATCGTGCGGGCGATTCAGACGAACCATATGGATAACTTGGGTTATTGGGACATAGCTTCCTC ATTTATTGTTGGTGGTAATGGCAAAATATATGAAGGAGCTGGTTGGCTGCATGTCGGCGCCCATACTTATGGCTACAACAGGAGATCTATTGGCATCACTTTTATTGGAAATTATAACA atGACACGCCAACAAAAGCATCACTAGACGCTGTGAAGGCTTTACTCCGCTGCGGCGTTCAAAATGGGCACCTGAGTGAAAACTATCACATCGTTGGCCACAGACAACTGATTGCTACTGAAAGCCCTGGCAGAAAGTTATACAACGAGATCAGAAGATGGCCTCACTTCCTCGATGATGTCAGCTCTATAAAGAACTAA